GGTGCCCGCCAGGGCGAGCCGGACCGGTGTCGCGCTGCGGCTGCCGCCGAGGGCGTAGACGAGGACCCCGACCGCCGCGGCTCCCGCGAAGGCGAACCAGACGTAGCCGCGCAGCGAGGTGACGCCGAGGAAGGTGATGGCGGTGACCACCGCGGCCGAGGCTCCGGCGTTGATGCCGAGCAGTCCGGGGTCGGCGAGCGGATTGCGGGTCAGCGCCTGGAGCACGGCTCCGGCGAGTCCCAGCGCCGCTCCGGCGAGCAGCCCGAGCGCGGTGCGCGAGAGCCGCTCACCGACCACGACGTCGCTGAAGGTGCCCGAATCCTGGAAGAGGCCGTGCCAGACCTGGTCGAGCGAGAGCGGTTTGGCGCCGACGGCGACACTCGTGAGCGCGAGAACGGCCAGTACCGCGACGGCCGCGAGCAGACCGGCGCCGCGTATCGCGCCTCGGGCGCGGGGCACGACGGGGCTCGCCGTGCGCTGTTCGGGAGGACCTTCAACCAACACAAGGTTAGGTTAGCCTACCCTGCTTTACGGGGGGGGGTGGGTGGTCGGCCGCAGTCACCTCAGCAGTAACGGCAGCCGCCTGGGGATTCGGTCCCACCGGCGGGTGGGACCGGCCTCGCACCCACCGGCCGCCCCGCCCTCACCCCCTCAAAGCCCCAGCCGCGCCAGCGCCTTGCCCGCGTCCCCGCGCCACGCGTCCTCACCCCCGGCGCTCCAGGCCGCCGCGCACAGCGCCCGCAACCCGTCCAACGGCGCACCCTCCCCCGCCAGTTCGAGCCCGTCGGAGGAAGTGCTCGCGGTCCAGCCACCACAGGTGAACCGGCCCTCGCCGCCGCCGACTTCGGGCTGCGGCCCGAGCAGGCCGCGCAGATCGGCGTCGACGTACGTGGGCCGGTGCGCGGGCACCGCCGCGAGGAGCTGTGCGGCGTCGGTCACGCCGGTGAGGACGAGCAGGGAGTCGACGCCGCCGTTGAACGCGCCCTCGATGTCGGTGTCCAGACGGTCCCCGATCACCAGCGGCCGCCGTGCGCCGGTGCGCAGCACGGTCTCCCGGTGCATCGGCGGCAACGGCTTTCCCGCCACCTCGGGTTCGGCCCCGGTGGCGATCCGTACCACCTCGACCGCAGCCCCGTTGCCCGGGCCGATACCGCGTGCGCCGGGGATGGTCAGATCGGTGTTCGAGGCGAACCACGGCACCCCGCGCGCCACCGCGTACGAGGCCTCCGCGAAGCGGGACCAGGGCAGTTCGGGCCCGCCGTATCCCTGCACCACCGCGGCGGGATCGTCGTCCGCGGAGTCGACCGGAACGAGCCCGCGCTCGCGCAGCGCCACCCGCAGCCCCTCGCCGCCGATGACCAGCACCCGCGAACCGGCCGGAATCCGCTCGGCGATGAGCCGGGCCACCGCCTGCGCCGAGGTGATCACGTCCTCCGCGCCGGCGGGGACGCCGAGTTCGGTGAGGTGCCGGGCCACCGCGTCGGGAGTGCGCAGCGCGTTGTTCGTGACGTACGCCAGGTGCATGCCGTGCGCGCGGGCCTCGGCCAGCGACCCCACCGCGTGCGCGATGGCGGCACCGCCCGCGTACACCACACCGTCCAGGTCGAGCAGGGCCGTGTCGTACGCCCTGTCGAGGGGCTCGGCGCTGCCTGCGGGCCGCGTCCTGACAGGGTGGTTCATGGTGTTCTCGTTCCTCTCGACGTCGCTCACCCGCTCATCTTCCCCGCCGTGAACGCACATACGATGCACGGATGACGAACGCAAGTCCGCCAGCCACTCCGCACCCCCGTGGTCTCGAACTCACCCCGTTCCGAGGCCTCCGCTACGACCCCGACCGGGTCAGCTCCCTCTCCGCGGTGACCTCGCCCCCGTACGACGTGGTGGTACGTCCCGACGGTCTGCACCATCTCGAATCGGCCGACCCGTACAACATCGTCCGTCTCATCCTGCCGCAGGCCGCCGACCCCTCGGCGCGCGGCGAGCAGGCCGCCGGGACGCTCAACCGCTGGCTCGCGGAGGGCATCCTGGCCGCCGACGAGACGCCGGGCTTGTACGTCTACGAACAGCGCACCGGAAGTCTCCTCCAGCGCGGAGTGATCGGCGCGCTGCGGCTCTCGCGCCCCGAGGAGGGCGTGGTCCTGCCGCACGAGGACGTCATGGACGCGGTCGTCGCCGACCGTGCCGCGCTGATGGGCGCCACGGCCGCGAACCTCGAACCGCTGCTGCTCTCCTACCGCAGCGACGGCGCCGCCTCCGCGACCGCCGAGGTCATCGAGCGCACCGTGACCCGCGAGCCGGTACTTCGGACCACCACCGAGGACGGCGTTCGCCACTCGCTCTGGCCGGTGACCGAGACCGCCGAACTCACCGCCGTCCAGGCCGATCTCGCCCGTCACCAGGC
This is a stretch of genomic DNA from Streptomyces sp. NA04227. It encodes these proteins:
- a CDS encoding DUF1015 family protein, coding for MTNASPPATPHPRGLELTPFRGLRYDPDRVSSLSAVTSPPYDVVVRPDGLHHLESADPYNIVRLILPQAADPSARGEQAAGTLNRWLAEGILAADETPGLYVYEQRTGSLLQRGVIGALRLSRPEEGVVLPHEDVMDAVVADRAALMGATAANLEPLLLSYRSDGAASATAEVIERTVTREPVLRTTTEDGVRHSLWPVTETAELTAVQADLARHQALIADGHHRWATYLRLREERRGPSPWDFGLVLLVDTARYPLQVRAIHRLLHQLPLSQALSALDGAFRVRTLGRDLAAAQRALAEAVTEGNAFVLTGDGTFHLVDRPDPALLADTVPTGFPEAWRTLDATVLHSTLLDHVWRIPDTPERIGYIHDPVATVAKAEHDGSTAVLMHPVDEDVVRELAQQGVTMPRKSTSFGPKPATGLVLRSLGV
- a CDS encoding HAD-IIA family hydrolase, with protein sequence MNHPVRTRPAGSAEPLDRAYDTALLDLDGVVYAGGAAIAHAVGSLAEARAHGMHLAYVTNNALRTPDAVARHLTELGVPAGAEDVITSAQAVARLIAERIPAGSRVLVIGGEGLRVALRERGLVPVDSADDDPAAVVQGYGGPELPWSRFAEASYAVARGVPWFASNTDLTIPGARGIGPGNGAAVEVVRIATGAEPEVAGKPLPPMHRETVLRTGARRPLVIGDRLDTDIEGAFNGGVDSLLVLTGVTDAAQLLAAVPAHRPTYVDADLRGLLGPQPEVGGGEGRFTCGGWTASTSSDGLELAGEGAPLDGLRALCAAAWSAGGEDAWRGDAGKALARLGL